The following coding sequences are from one Panicum hallii strain FIL2 chromosome 5, PHallii_v3.1, whole genome shotgun sequence window:
- the LOC112894389 gene encoding chromatin assembly factor 1 subunit A-like, whose protein sequence is MADDQQPPAQRYWFPYWTAPPQPPPPVPAPRPAVRPQLSRRDTRPAPPTSSPPVTPSPSRRQSHPQPATTPASRGAGGAPSPPAQPQSTRLSSRPSPSPSPARAPPLSPIREPNASAAPAPVPVLVAKESKPAATPHPTAHEVPKQKDIIIPQEKTIREPPADSKHSKAVEKEKEEREREKDKQKKEEDKEKKKKEEEKEKEEKKKEHKEKEKEKVQDKKKKEHKEKKEKDKEEIKSKEAAGEHGHGSKLHKELKSGVADMVHKLSASAPSSGGGHGRPTPAAAGTTVITLAGENKGASMKIDGTTVADGKADSASGKERRGHKLNGSVAGGKERAGSKGPTAFVNSNVQVINNSLLLQSSCNGGDPGVHLKLATKSKKKGDGREEAGGKSGSAAAPKK, encoded by the coding sequence ATGGCCGACGACCAGCAGCCACCGGCGCAGCGGTACTGGTTCCCGTACTGGACCGCgcccccgcagccgccgccgcccgtgcccgCTCCTCGGCCGGCGGTCCGCCCGCAGCTATCGAGGCGGGACACTCGCCCGGCGCCCCCGACGTCGTCGCCTCCTGTAACGCCATCCCCGTCGCGGCGGCAGTCGCACCCTCAGCCGGCAACGACGCCGGCATCCAGAGGCGCTGGTGGTGCCCCTTCTCCGCCGGCTCAGCCGCAGTCGACGCGGCTGTCGAGCAGGCCGTCCCCGTCCCCGTCCccggcccgcgcgccgccgctctcgcCCATCAGAGAGCCCAACGCTAGTGCAGCTCCGGCGCCAGTTCCGGTACTGGTTGCCAAGGAGTCCAAGCCAGCTGCCACTCCCCATCCAACTGCCCATGAAGTTCCCAAGCAAAAAGACATCATCATCCCGCAGGAGAAAACCATCCGTGAACCGCCTGCAGATTCCAAACACAGCAAGGCAGtagagaaggagaaggaggagagggagagggaaaaagacaAACAAAAGAAGGAGGAAGACaaagagaagaagaaaaaggaggaggagaaagaaaaggaggagaagaagaaggagcacaaggagaaggagaaagaaaaagtgcaggacaagaagaagaaggagcaCAAGGAGAAAAAAGAGAAGGATAAAGAAGAGATCAAAAGCAAAGAGGCAGCCGGCGAGCACGGCCACGGCAGCAAGCTACATAAGGAGCTCAAGTCGGGCGTCGCGGACATGGTGCACAAGCTGAGTGCCTCGGCGCCATCGtccggcggcggccacgggcgCCCTACCCCGGCCGCGGCAGGGACGACGGTCATCACGCTGGCCGGCGAGAACAAGGGCGCGTCCATGAAGATAGACGGCACTACCGTGGCCGACGGCAAGGCGGACTCGGCGTCCGGGAAGGAGCGCCGCGGCCACAAGCTCAACGGCAGCGTTGCTGGCGGGAAGGAGCGAGCCGGGAGCAAGGGGCCGACGGCGTTCGTCAACAGCAACGTGCAGGTGATCAACAACTCGCTGCTGCTGCAGAGCTCCTGCAACGGCGGCGACCCGGGGGTGCACCTCAAGCTGGCCACCAAGTCCAAGAAGAAGGGGGACGGCCGCGAGGAAGCCGGAGGCAAGAGTGGCTCTGCTGCTGCGCCGAAGAAATGA
- the LOC112894864 gene encoding uncharacterized protein LOC112894864, whose product MEAKTPAPDADADAAAAVAQTLAAGELVWAKPSKPRRHCWWPARMLASCPATGSSAARGAEVCYFGEPPAAASSGATPAPPAQVRRFADPDADAMARGSTARGFLAAVEEAHASAVAALRAQLTCACVPPPPPGEERCAVVGVANLEPAEFLAALRAAALGARASPVGLVDRARLKSWARAFGEGWGPDGAQHYPRRPLDDLVDKIDLDVPAGEDRDADDWLAQDDNLPLKRPEETPVQKKRSVTSLMKELDVGEDEDKSDSPGPVTSRKRERKKSKYLSPPYTNLGVVVLPRKPVDTPKASVPKAAEDDSKVLPFLDSIVVEDVLLLVRGLGKDPHHMGIFPEAAEGFLGLFRSSTFIEGYDNASYKAHECPVAHPFRNASMDIAPGLVSDTHPVLEQDKRVSKRGRKKDGDGSGGSSIKRKKREKTSPAGTLGSGISITPAIPIRQVKAEDIRTLMKAGSSTRGIIQDEKSKPSLFKCPISAAVPGATKPGQEQVQENDKSVLEKSQGVGNTLPEETAKYNDDAKLEATKSETNMQNVIVGVPVRSVQTETMESEANIHIDVSAQSVDADIPVGCASKESTESEASVHRDKNVQGDVAVPERIISKEATESEVDASVDETVQSAVAGVPDRSVSKEATKLEANIRIVENLGGAVADAPIGCGPSPMHEDMAQPIDENKEPGSVEMRTVQQSYASLQALVPEMLKKENTNGTDVVALSHTLKDECPKDEAPVQKVKLPAGAASNHSPGEVVNGTYPDPVNPTPNKKKKKTAQDFYNPAAILVEFTQGVVVPSREELLSTFGKYGYLIESRTEIVKAARNARVVFGKSTEAEAAYRDRELLGQFGAPFATVSLQYLPPIQLSVPSPSPSPSPSPSPSLASKPPLTDIRKNLEKMIAARHSALNKATSSDGLNPVPDKLLGEMHGLLAKVDKMLSKPSANTAP is encoded by the coding sequence ATGGAGGCCAAAACCCCAGCCCCCGACGCGGacgcggacgccgccgccgcggtggcccaaaccctagccgccggtgagctcgtcTGGGCCAAGCCTTCCAAGCCCCGCCGCCACTGCTGGTGGCCCGCGCGCATGCTTGCCTCCTGCCCCGCCAccggctcctccgccgcccggggCGCGGAGGTCTGCTACTTCGGAGaaccccccgccgccgcctcctccggcgCGACGCCGGCCCCTCCCGCACAGGTCCGGCGCTTCGCGGACCCCGACGCCGACGCGATGGCCCGGGGCAGCACCGCACGCGGCTTCCTCGCGGCCGTCGAGGAGGCCCACGCGAGCGCCGTCGCGGCCCTGCGCGCCCAGCTCACCTGCGCCTGCgtcccgcccccgccgcccggggAGGAGCGCTGCGCCGTCGTTGGGGTCGCGAACCTGGAGCCCGCGGAGTTCCTCGCGGCGCTCCGTGCGGCCGCATTGGGCGCGCGCGCCTCCCCCGTCGGCCTGGTGGACCGAGCCAGGCTTAAGAGCTGGGCCCGCGCGTTCGGGGAGGGATGGGGTCCAGATGGTGCGCAGCACTACCCGCGGCGCCCGCTCGATGACCTTGTGGACAAGATTGATCTTGACGTGCCCGCCGGCGAAGACAGAGATGCTGATGATTGGCTCGCTCAGGATGACAACCTGCCGTTGAAGAGACCAGAGGAGACACCAGTGCAGAAGAAGCGCAGCGTCACCTCATTGATGAAGGAGCTGGATGTGGGGGAGGATGAGGACAAGAGTGACAGCCCTGGGCCTGTAACGTCCAGGAAGCGGGAGCGGAAGAAGAGTAAGTACCTCTCGCCTCCGTACACCAACTTGGGCGTGGTTGTGCTTCCCCGTAAGCCGGTTGATACGCCAAAGGCATCTGTGCCCAAAGCCGCGGAAGATGACAGTAAGGTATTGCCATTTCTAGACAGCATTGTTGTGGAAGATGTCTTGCTGCTGGTGCGGGGCTTAGGGAAGGACCCCCACCATATGGGCATTTTTCCAGAGGCTGCAGAGGGATTTCTCGGTTTATTTAGAAGCTCAACATTCATAGAGGGTTATGACAATGCGTCTTATAAGGCGCATGAGTGTCCAGTGGCGCATCCCTTTAGAAATGCCAGCATGGATATTGCTCCGGGTCTGGTTTCTGATACACATCCTGTTCTGGAACAAGACAAGCGAGTGTCAAAGAGGGGCAGAAAAAAAGATGGAGATGGGAGCGGTGGCTCTTCCATCAAGAGGAAGAAGCGGGAGAAGACCTCTCCTGCTGGTACACTTGGCTCTGGTATATCAATTACCCCTGCGATTCCTATCAGGCAAGTGAAAGCAGAAGATATAAGAACCCTAATGAAGGCAGGAAGCAGCACAAGGGGTATAATTCAGGATGAGAAGAGCAAACCATCACTTTTCAAATGTCCTATTTCAGCTGCAGTTCCTGGGGCAACAAAACCAGGGCAGGAGCAGGTCCAAGAGAATGATAAATCTGTTCTGGAGAAATCTCAGGGCGTGGGCAATACGCTGCCTGAAGAAACTGCAAAATATAATGATGATGCTAAATTGGAGGCAACAAAGTCAGAAACTAATATGCAAAATGTTATTGTAGGTGTGCCTGTCAGAAGTGTTCAGACAGAAACAATGGAATCAGAAGCTAATATTCACATAGATGTGAGCGCACAAAGTGTTGATGCAGACATCCCTGTCGGATGTGCTTCGAAGGAATCAACAGAGTCAGAAGCTAGTGTACACAGGGACAAGAATGTGCAAGGTGATGTTGCAGTTCCAGAAAGAATTATTTCCAAGGAAGCAACAGAGTCAGAAGTTGATGCTAGCGTAGATGAGACTGTGCAAAGTGCTGTTGCAGGTGTGCCTGACAGAAGTGTTTCAAAGGAAGCAACAAAGTTGGAAGCTAATATTCGCATAGTTGAGAATCTGGGAGGTGCTGTTGCAGATGCACCCATTGGCTGTGGACCATCTCCTATGCATGAAGACATGGCCCAGCCCATTGATGAAAATAAAGAGCCTGGAAGTGTAGAAATGCGTACAGTCCAGCAATCTTATGCTTCTCTACAAGCCCTGGTGCCAGAAATGCTTAAGAAAGAGAACACTAATGGCACAGATGTAGTCGCTCTGAGTCACACACTCAAAGATGAATGTCCAAAGGACGAAGCACCTGTCCAGAAGGTGAAGCTACCTGCTGGAGCTGCATCAAATCATTCCCCTGGTGAAGTTGTGAATGGCACTTACCCTGATCCTGTTAATCCTACTCCTaataaaaagaagaagaaaactgCACAGGACTTCTATAATCCAGCAGCCATTCTCGTGGAGTTCACACAAGGTGTCGTCGTCCCTTCCAGAGAGGAGCTACTCTCCACGTTTGGCAAGTATGGCTACTTGATAGAGTCTCGAACTGAAATTGTAAAAGCTGCCCGCAATGCTCGTGTTGTGTTTGGGAAAAGCACCGAAGCTGAGGCAGCATACCGTGACCGGGAACTTCTTGGCCAGTTTGGGGCTCCGTTTGCTACAGTAAGCCTCCAATATCTTCCTCCAATCCAGCTGAGTGTGCCTTCTCCATCTCCTTCACCATCGCCTTCGCCTTCGCCATCTCTTGCTTCGAAGCCTCCGCTCACAGATATCAGGAAGAACCTTGAGAAGATGATTGCAGCCCGTCATTCAGCTCTAAACAAGGCAACCTCATCAGATGGGCTAAATCCTGTCCCAGATAAGCTTCTGGGGGAGATGCACGGCCTTTTGGCAAAGGTTGACAAGATGCTTAGTAAACCATCTGCTAATACTGCTCCTTAG
- the LOC112895628 gene encoding mediator of RNA polymerase II transcription subunit 17 — translation MEKGDVLVDLDKLPIKRLEAIDEAGNEHYPPDTSNEEQRLAAIRRIDFSWVIEKDAKKAKKAAEADTAQQAWPWQGLMESLQQAQQELSVVIDLIGTVEANDAVAVASTTKPKSQPNEILVDMAVSAATKLQRLRHLSRYFKQSAKTMEQQFQKETRFYNSLIRLQQNWKVKRQRVVGSGPGSEGFLFDLVDSYQLDTTTMPRISPLSLVPIDQDSTGTLSVQIPQKSFRSLSLQFYGDSTNSAESSASKKKEGTLSSTSSEAEKDSLENDDVNKSVKQAHSILRDIHKTIFEEQVFDMVIRETFTQSQGINVTGMCEDFLQLAIGQECSLCLSLVPFGQNSDSETVGQEDHMDTEYSGDLAVATVNGKHDSLNKDLRRFPNPKSLEIYLLHMFHENIVRKIREKSRLVVRYQSPALAAPEECGLLGHFCMTVAHKIFSNKVHLELESVVSRVPYLHLCSLPTWHSRTSSWSLCLKVPQPILAADQITKPSDNNEPKYKSRSQFNTKVILKDGQIRLMGEGSPSIAGSLTGKPSDGRLINCYNCDLEDLPMMLLQQVASQVIHWLHEEAMVLGMNVTRDFLCLYFDLDQGETLGLVAHVDPDDAYGCISWYLTVDHPTEEGKMPADNQELDKRRFLGYLSLEVLYSTLMDLIKMCSTGVQH, via the exons ATGGAGAAAGGGGACGTGCTAGTGGACCTCGACAAGCTTCCCATCAAGCGCCTGGAGGCCATCGACGAGGCTGGCAACGAGCACTATCCACC GGATACCAGCAACGAGGAGCAGCGCCTTGCAGCCATCCGCCGGATTGACTTCTCCTGGGTCATCGAGAAGGATGCCAAGAAGGCCAAGAAAGCAGCTGAGGCCGACACCGCTCAGCAGGCATGGCCGTGGCAGGGCCTCATGGAGAGCCTGCAGCAGGCACAGCAGGAGCTCTCTGTTGTCATTGACCTCATTGGCACG GTTGAGGCAAATGATGCTGTGGCTGTCGCCTCGACAACGAAGCCCAAGTCGCAGCCAAATGAAATACTAGTTGACATGGCAGTCTCTGCCGCCACCAAGCTCCAGCGCCTTCGG CATTTGTCAAGGTACTTCAAACAATCAGCCAAGACGATGGAGCAACAATTTCAAAAGGAGACTAGGTTCTATAATTCATTGATAAG ACTGCAGCAGAACTGGAAAGTGAAGCGGCAACGGGTTGTTGGGAGTGGTCCAGGAAGTGAGGGTTTCTTGTTTGATCTAGTCGATAGTTATCAGTTAGACACAACAACAATGCCTCGAATATCACCATTATCTTTAGTTCCAATTGATCAAGACTCTACAGGCACTTTGTCTGTACAAATTCCACAGAAGTCTTTCCGTTCCTTGAGCCTTCAATTTTATGGAGATAGCACCAATAGCGCAGAAAGCAGTGCTAGTAAAAAGAAAGAAGGCACTTTAAGCAGCACTTCTTCTGAAGCCGAAAAGGATTCTTTGGAGAATGATGATGTCAATAAGTCTGTTAAACAAGCACATTCCATCCTTCGTGACATCCACAAGACCATATTTGAGGAGCAG GTATTTGATATGGTGATCCGCGAGACATTTACCCAATCTCAAGGCATCAATGTTACTGGAATGTGCGAAGATTTTCTCCAGTTAGCAATTGGCCAGGAGTGTTCATTGTGTCTTTCACTTGTGCCCTTTGGACAGAACAGCGATTCAGAAACAGTAGGTCAGGAAGATCATATGGACACGGAGTATTCTGGAGATCTTGCAGTAGCCACTGTAAATGGGAAGCATGATTCTTTAAACAAGGATTTGAGAAGATTTCCTAACCCAAAAAGTTTAGAAATTTACTTGTTACATATGTTCCATGAGAACATTGTAAGAAAAATCAGGGAGAAATCACGTCTTGTTGTTCGCTACCAGAGTCCTGCTCTGGCTGCTCCTGAAGAATGTGGCCTGCTCGGTCATTTCTGCATGACAGTGGCTCACAAGATATTTTCTAATAAAGTACATTTGGAGCTGGAGAGTGTG GTTAGTAGGGTTCCTTATCTTCATCTGTGTTCTCTTCCTACGTGGCATTCTCGAACATCTTCCTGGTCTCTCTGCTTGAAAGTTCCTCAGCCTATCCTGGCTGCTGATCAAATCACAAAGCCTTCAGATAATAACGAGCCTAAATACAAATCCAGGTCGCAATTTAATACAAAGGTGATCTTGAAAGATGGCCAAATTCGTTTAATGGGTGAGGGCTCTCCAAGCATTGCTGGATCATTGACTGGGAAGCCATCTGATGGACGTTTAATAAATTGTTACAATTGTGACTTGGAAGACCTCCCAATGATGCTTCTGCAGCAG GTTGCCAGCCAAGTGATCCACTGGCTTCATGAAGAAGCTATGGTTCTCGGGATGAATGTGACCAGAGATTTCCTGTGCCTTTACTTCGATCTTGACCAAGGCGAAACGCTTGGCCTAGTGGCACATGTTGATCCAGATGATGCCTATGGGTGCATCTCCTGGTACCTCACCGTTGATCACCCGACGGAGGAGGGAAAGATGCCAGCTGATAATCAGGAGTTGGATAAGCGTAGGTTTTTGGGGTACCTTTCTCTGGAAGTGTTGTACTCTACCCTGATGGACCTGATAAAAATGTGCAGCACAGGTGTCCAGCACTAA